The genomic window CGGTTATTTTTGTTAGGTTATCGGCTAATCTGGACTCGGTTAGGGGCAGTATGTTAGACTGTCGATTCGCCACGGTTGATGGTATGGCGGTGAGTGCTTCAGGCGCGATCGCCTTAATCCCCTTCCCTGTGGTTTAGAATGCCCCTAACCTTGGATATTTTCGGTGAAAAGGGTTCAAACGTGCCCCGCTAAGTGGGTTAACTGTTTGAGATTGACCAAATAAAGAGATTCAGCAGATTCATCAATTTTAATCCAGCCTTTGGCGTTCAATTTTTCCATGATTTTGCTGGTTTCTTCGACGCCAATATCGGTGACATCTGCTAAGTCTTTATAGGGAATATTGTAGATTTCTGTCCCTTTTTCGGTGGACTGTCCATAGTTTTCCGCCAGAGAAACTAAGGTATTCGCAAGTTTGACCGCAGGGGGACGATTCCGCAATTGAAAGCGTAGATTGGTTTGTCGCAGTCGTCGGACCATGAGTTGGAGCATCCGATGATGGAGTTGAGCGTCTTTAAACAGGGTTTGGATAAACCGCTGGGCGGAAACGCTCAGGAGTTGTACCGTTGAGAGGGCAATCACGTCGGTGGAACGAGGCGACTCATCCAGAATGGCCATTTCTCCGAAGAAGTCACCTCGCCCGAGAATCGCCAGTGTTACTACATTGTCTCCATATAGGCGTCGGACTTTGACCCAACCCGTGACGATAAAGTAAACGGCATTGCCCCAGGCATCTTCCATTAAGACTGCTCTGCCTGATGGATACTCGTGCTCAACCGCAACGGACAAAAGCCATTCCAGGGTTTCTGGATTGGCGGCACTAAATAGCGGGAAAAGCTCACTAAAGGCTTCGGTCTGCATGAAAGATATTTAAGATAGGGAATGAGGATAAGTAATAGCGCAGAGTCGAGAATTTGAGTTTGTTAAAACCGGCAACAGGAGACCTATTTTCCAGGGCTAACCCTGGAGGGTAAATCCCTTGGGGAATGCTGATTTAGGGTTGGCTTCTGAATTAAACACGCTTCTTTGTTGCTCCTGGATTAACAATGACTACAAAAAAGACCCTCCGATGGGAGTGTCTGGCTCCTGGGAATGGATACTCTACCGATTGTACCTGCGATCATGACGATTTGGCAGCAATCCCGGGAAAGCGGGAAGGGCGATCGCCCCGGGTGTTTTCAAAAGGACTGAATCCTCTTGTTGCCCTATTTGTCCGGTTGATTGGGACTCGGGGTTAGAACCCACAGGGAACTCAGGTCCAGTCCAACTCAAGCAGGCTGTGGTTATTCTATGACTGAGGATTATATTTTCTCATGTTTGGGGTGGCTTTGGAGGAGAGAGACAGATTTGCGATCGCCCAAAAAGCCAGAGTCTAGGATCCACCGAGGACTAGGGTCCGGATCCGATTCATTTGCCCCAGAGGGTCCAAGGCAAGTTTTCTTCCCAGGAATTTCCCCCTCCTTGAGGTCCCTCTCCCCATGAGGGTTCCGTCTTCTCCCGGAATCATTCAGCCCGCTGTTTGCTCCGATTTGACCCCTTCAAACAATCCCTCCGACTTGTTTATTCGAGGACCATCTGCACCTCAATCTCCATTGGAACTCCAGAATTCCGGTTAAGATTCTCCCCCTTTATTTTCTCCGTGCTAGGATACTTTATTTTAAAATTAATCTCATCCCTCCTCAGAGAGAATCCCCTCACCCAATTATTCATATTTAGAGCAGAGAACTGTAATAGATGAAGAATTTTCTTCCTAGACTCTCCATTTAGAGATAGAGGGCATGGGCACATCTTAATTCACCCATAAATTCATCAGTCTAATTAAACAATTCTGGGTTAGCGGGAGAAGATTTTGATTCGATTAGATAAAATAGACGGTTTATGACCCAGGTTCATCCCTTGGGTAGAAACTGAAGGATAAATCAGTCGCTAACCTGGTTATTTAGGTGAGGAGGATTGATCCCACAAGTTAACCCTAGCGTTGTGGTTGAATTTAATAAAAAGGTCAAATAAAAAACTGCCCTCCCCCTAAAGAAGTAGAATTTCATCCCAAGGAAATCAAATGTTTTATCACGTCAAAGAATTACAATTTAATGCGCGGGTATCCAAGCCCGACCCCCGCTTTGCGACCTTACTGCTAGAACAGTTTGGCGGTCCTAACGGAGAACTAGCGGCCGCGATGCAGTATTTTGTCCAGGCATTTGCAGCAAGGCAGGCTTATCCGGACAAATACGATATGTTGATGGATATTGCCTCGGAAGAGTTTAGCCATTTAGAGATTGTCGGTGCCTTGGTGACGATGTTGTTGGATGGCATCAATGGCGACCTGAAAAACGCGGCGGAAAACAGCGAAATGATGCAATTTCTGGGTACAGACAAGAGCGGACGCGAGGACCTGATCCATCAACTGGCGATGACGGGACCGCAATTGTTAGCAGTATCTGGCGGGGGTCCAACGGTCACGAATAGCCAAGGTGTGCCTTGGTCAGGAACTTATGTCAATGCGAATGGGGATTTGACAGTTGATTTGCGATCGGATTTGGCTGCTGAATCTCGGGCCAAAATTGTCTATGAATATTTGATGCAATTTACCGATGATCCGGACGTGAAAGATACCCTGCGCTTCTTAATGACGCGGGAAGTTTCTCACTACAAAATGTTCGCGGCAGCCTTAGAAACCATCGAACCGAATTTCCCACCGGGAGTGCTACAAGCTGACCCGCG from Laspinema palackyanum D2c includes these protein-coding regions:
- a CDS encoding Crp/Fnr family transcriptional regulator, which translates into the protein MQTEAFSELFPLFSAANPETLEWLLSVAVEHEYPSGRAVLMEDAWGNAVYFIVTGWVKVRRLYGDNVVTLAILGRGDFFGEMAILDESPRSTDVIALSTVQLLSVSAQRFIQTLFKDAQLHHRMLQLMVRRLRQTNLRFQLRNRPPAVKLANTLVSLAENYGQSTEKGTEIYNIPYKDLADVTDIGVEETSKIMEKLNAKGWIKIDESAESLYLVNLKQLTHLAGHV
- a CDS encoding manganese catalase family protein, encoding MFYHVKELQFNARVSKPDPRFATLLLEQFGGPNGELAAAMQYFVQAFAARQAYPDKYDMLMDIASEEFSHLEIVGALVTMLLDGINGDLKNAAENSEMMQFLGTDKSGREDLIHQLAMTGPQLLAVSGGGPTVTNSQGVPWSGTYVNANGDLTVDLRSDLAAESRAKIVYEYLMQFTDDPDVKDTLRFLMTREVSHYKMFAAALETIEPNFPPGVLQADPRYSHLYFNMSNGTSARGPWNEGQGSWPDGENWVYVDDPLDYVVKTEGMTRNQTSEGTNLTEEQVFKKEQELSMKRSAEVKSASPNGPNQWSSYPQTELSSPKSPTI